Genomic DNA from Deltaproteobacteria bacterium:
GGTTCTTCGAGCGGCTCCGCCGCTGCTGTAGCGGCGAACATGGTGCCGCTCGCCATTGGCAGCCAGACCAACGGTTCGACGATTCGTCCCGCCGCCTATTGCGGCGTGATCGGTTTCAAACCGACGCACGGATTGATTTCCCGTCATCGTGTTTCGCTACTGTCGCGCAGCCTCGATCATGTCGGCCTATTCGCGCGCACGATTGACGACATTGCCCTGCTCGCCGAACAGTTGGCCGCCTACGACGAAAACGATCCCGACACGCGACCGCGTGCGCGGATTCCTTTCACTGCCGTCGCGGCCGAAGAGCCGCCCCTCGACCCGATGTTCGCATTCATCAAGACGCCGATGTGGGAGCGTGCCGACGAGGATACCAAGGAAGGCTTCGCGGAGATCGTCGAACATCTGGGTGTTCAGGTCGAAGAAGTGGATCTCTTTCCGTCTGCGTCGGAAGCTTGGCAGTGGCACCAGACGATCATGAGCGCGGAAATGGCGTCTAACTTAGCGCGCGAATGGGAACGCGGCCGCGGGGCCATGTCCGACGCGCTACGCAAGCAGATCGAAGCCGGTCGCGCCGTCAGCGCTTTCGACTACCTGCACGCGCTCAAACAAATCGCGCCGGTGAACGAAAGCTTCGTCGAACTCTTCGAGCAGCGCTACGACGCGATTCTCACTCCCGCCGCACCGACCGCGGCGCCTAAAGGGCTTACGTCGACCGGCGATCCATCGTTTTGCACGCTCTGGACGCTCTGCGGCATGCCCTGCATCACGTTGCCTTTCTTGCAAAGCGCTGACGGCTTGCCGATCGGCGTGCAGCTAGTCGGCCCGCGCGGCGGCGATGCGAGATTGCTCCGCACCGCGCGCTGGTTGTCTAAGAAGATGGCCGAGGTTTGATTTAATAAAGCTTGACGATCAATTCACGTGGCTCCAGGCGTGATAGGAGCTACGCACCAGCGGGCCGGACTCGACGTGGCGAAAGCCGAGCTGGTCGGCGGCGGTTTTGAATTCTCTAAATTCATCCGGTGTCACGTAGCGTTCGACCCGTAAGAGTTTGGGCGATGGTTGGAGATATTGCCCCAGAGTGACGATGTCGACATCGTTCGCGCGTAAGTCATGCAACGTGGTCATCACTTCCTCTTTAGTTTCGCCGACACCGAGCATCATCCCCGTTTTGGTTAACACTTCAGGTTGCATTTCTTTCGCGGTCTTCAAAATATTGACCGAACATTGGTAAGTGTGCCCCGGCCGGACTTTGCCGTAAAGACGCGGCACGGTTTCGATGTTGTGATTGAGAATTTCGATTCCCGAATTGACCACGGTTTTCAACGCAGCCAAGTTGCCTTCGAAGTCGGGAATCAATAACTCCACGCGGATGCCCGGATTCAAACTCTTGATCCAGAAAACCGTCTTGGCGAAATGGTCGGCGCCGCCGTCGGGGAGATCGTCGCGGTTGACTGAGGTGACGACGATATGATCGAGCCCGAGTTCTTTGACGGTCAGTGCCACGTTGCGCGGTTCCTCTGGATCGAGCGCCAGGGGTTTGCCTTTGTCGATGGCGCAAAAGCGGCAGCCGCGCGTGCAAGTGTCGCCGAGAATTAAAAACGTGGCGGTCTTGTTGCCCCAGCACTCGCCGATGTTCGGGCAGCGCGCCTCTTCACAGACGGTGTGAAGGTTTTTCTCGCGCATGAGTGTTTTTAGGCGCAGGTAGTTGGGGTTACCTGGCGCTTTGACTTTGAT
This window encodes:
- the lipA gene encoding lipoyl synthase — its product is MPRRHPDWIKVKAPGNPNYLRLKTLMREKNLHTVCEEARCPNIGECWGNKTATFLILGDTCTRGCRFCAIDKGKPLALDPEEPRNVALTVKELGLDHIVVTSVNRDDLPDGGADHFAKTVFWIKSLNPGIRVELLIPDFEGNLAALKTVVNSGIEILNHNIETVPRLYGKVRPGHTYQCSVNILKTAKEMQPEVLTKTGMMLGVGETKEEVMTTLHDLRANDVDIVTLGQYLQPSPKLLRVERYVTPDEFREFKTAADQLGFRHVESGPLVRSSYHAWSHVN
- a CDS encoding amidase — translated: MDLTNLHLLSAVEATRLIRDGVINSEQLVEACLAQIRAVDDNIQAWAFLDPEYALSQARALDQLRLEGKAIGPLHGVPVAIKDIFDTADMPTECGSAIYAGRTPSRDATVVSLLRAAGAVIMGKTVTTEFAYFSPGKTRNPHNADHTPGGSSSGSAAAVAANMVPLAIGSQTNGSTIRPAAYCGVIGFKPTHGLISRHRVSLLSRSLDHVGLFARTIDDIALLAEQLAAYDENDPDTRPRARIPFTAVAAEEPPLDPMFAFIKTPMWERADEDTKEGFAEIVEHLGVQVEEVDLFPSASEAWQWHQTIMSAEMASNLAREWERGRGAMSDALRKQIEAGRAVSAFDYLHALKQIAPVNESFVELFEQRYDAILTPAAPTAAPKGLTSTGDPSFCTLWTLCGMPCITLPFLQSADGLPIGVQLVGPRGGDARLLRTARWLSKKMAEV